Genomic DNA from Candidatus Dadabacteria bacterium:
GATGGAAAAAGTAGCGTTTGAGTCCGACAGCTCGTTTCCCGCAAAATTCAAGATAAAAACCTCCCGCGACTTTCGCAACACACTCTCAGAAGGCACTAAAACCCACTCGGAAAACTTCATACTCTACGCAAAGCCCAACTCTCTTGGGTTTCCCCGCCTAGGAGTGTCCGTGGGCAAAAAAGCGTCGGCAAGCGCAGTCAGAAGAAACAGGATGAAAAGGGTGCTGAGGGAAGTTTTCAGGAGAAACAAGCCCGTGTTTTCCTCAAACGACGTGGTGTTCGTAATAAAGAAC
This window encodes:
- the rnpA gene encoding ribonuclease P protein component, producing the protein MEKVAFESDSSFPAKFKIKTSRDFRNTLSEGTKTHSENFILYAKPNSLGFPRLGVSVGKKASASAVRRNRMKRVLREVFRRNKPVFSSNDVVFVIKNDVSGKKFSELYLEIKKLAGRIK